A single window of Sporosarcina sp. FSL W7-1349 DNA harbors:
- a CDS encoding YqgU-like beta propeller domain-containing protein, with translation MKKRLLALSIATTLLLAGCKGEPVEQMKESPVVTEPPEQQVEEVKRELHHLDADLASFHFVADWLSDKEVVFVEKKEGLYEVKRFNMITGAIDTIYEDPSIIIDVLIHPSKDFLLIHTSDNPLSATVKILSMEGSVEDEVVVESSELGIEWNDSDPSRILLTAFHEDWSFDLFLYDGHEDYLELVDLEDPFPKWFGKDLIASGHIEDHALDGGTIEIYDPATGNQRDLELADIVYFDTYRDNLLAVQVDEKEEAIYTWMETDGTIRHQWKMPAVSNYSEWVIPEMAWVSDDEMFMTSPEIGGLIDEMQSPMQLIQMKGTQQKVVADEVEAVKPRCSPSGNRCLTGFTSETLIHTETGEKETWLSFPEN, from the coding sequence TTGAAAAAGCGGTTGCTTGCTTTAAGCATAGCAACAACCTTATTGCTGGCAGGATGCAAAGGCGAACCCGTTGAACAGATGAAGGAAAGTCCGGTCGTAACAGAACCGCCTGAGCAGCAAGTAGAAGAAGTGAAGCGGGAGCTGCATCATTTAGATGCGGATCTGGCATCCTTTCATTTCGTTGCCGATTGGCTATCCGATAAAGAAGTCGTTTTTGTTGAAAAAAAGGAAGGCCTCTACGAAGTCAAACGTTTCAATATGATAACCGGCGCCATTGACACGATCTACGAGGATCCCTCGATCATCATTGATGTATTGATCCATCCTTCTAAAGATTTTCTTCTTATACATACGAGCGATAATCCTCTTTCTGCCACAGTGAAAATCCTTTCCATGGAAGGCTCAGTGGAAGATGAAGTTGTTGTCGAATCATCCGAGCTTGGCATCGAATGGAATGATTCAGATCCATCCCGAATTTTGTTGACGGCCTTTCACGAAGATTGGTCCTTTGATCTGTTTCTATATGACGGCCACGAGGACTATTTAGAGTTGGTCGACCTGGAAGATCCCTTTCCAAAATGGTTTGGCAAGGATTTGATCGCATCCGGCCATATCGAAGACCACGCCTTGGATGGGGGAACCATCGAGATTTATGATCCGGCAACGGGGAATCAGCGTGATTTGGAGCTAGCAGACATCGTGTATTTCGATACGTATCGGGACAATCTTCTTGCGGTTCAGGTGGATGAAAAAGAAGAAGCGATATATACGTGGATGGAGACTGATGGAACGATCCGGCACCAATGGAAAATGCCTGCCGTTAGCAATTATTCGGAGTGGGTGATTCCCGAGATGGCATGGGTATCGGACGATGAGATGTTTATGACGTCTCCTGAGATAGGCGGTCTGATCGATGAAATGCAATCACCTATGCAACTGATCCAAATGAAAGGAACACAGCAAAAGGTAGTTGCGGATGAAGTGGAAGCCGTGAAACCGCGTTGTTCCCCCTCTGGGAATAGATGCCTGACGGGCTTTACATCTGAAACGTTAATCCATACTGAAACGGGAGAGAAAGAAACTTGGCTTTCCTTTCCGGAGAATTAA
- a CDS encoding DUF2759 domain-containing protein codes for MNLLMVIFGLIAILAVVGTVQAIKERNVLSILFNLGTAVVIGGFTLATIIFQGYPPSLH; via the coding sequence ATGAACTTATTAATGGTCATCTTTGGACTGATTGCAATCCTGGCAGTAGTCGGAACAGTTCAAGCTATCAAAGAACGTAATGTTTTGAGTATTCTTTTCAATCTCGGGACTGCAGTCGTCATCGGAGGATTTACGCTTGCAACAATCATCTTCCAAGGGTATCCACCTTCATTGCATTAA
- a CDS encoding MBL fold metallo-hydrolase, with amino-acid sequence MLKIHTYPLGPIQTNCYIIEEPGSQCLIVDPGEEAERIIQTIKGAGLKPIAILLTHAHFDHIGAVDAVRDHFGIPVHIHPAEQEWLSNPDLNGSSRYPGLPVVRNREAEHLLAEGELELGPFAIDVRHTPGHSPGSVSFIFEDAGFAVVGDTLFRQSVGRTDLPGGDTATLLASIHDKLLTLDDDCIIYPGHGPATTPDYEKDANPFLNGF; translated from the coding sequence ATGTTGAAAATCCATACATATCCGCTAGGGCCAATTCAAACGAATTGTTATATCATTGAAGAGCCGGGCAGCCAATGTCTGATTGTCGATCCCGGAGAAGAAGCGGAACGCATTATCCAGACAATCAAAGGGGCGGGACTGAAGCCGATCGCCATACTGCTGACCCATGCGCATTTCGACCATATCGGGGCAGTGGACGCTGTACGGGATCATTTTGGTATCCCAGTCCATATCCATCCAGCTGAGCAGGAATGGCTCTCTAACCCTGATTTAAACGGTTCCTCCCGCTATCCGGGATTGCCGGTCGTGCGCAATCGGGAAGCGGAGCATCTATTGGCGGAAGGCGAGCTGGAACTCGGTCCATTCGCGATAGACGTCCGTCATACACCGGGGCACTCACCGGGCAGTGTATCCTTCATTTTCGAAGATGCAGGATTTGCAGTGGTTGGCGATACGCTGTTCAGGCAAAGCGTCGGCAGGACCGACTTGCCAGGAGGAGATACGGCGACTCTGCTCGCTTCCATTCACGACAAACTATTGACGTTGGATGACGATTGCATTATTTATCCGGGGCACGGTCCGGCAACGACACCTGATTACGAAAAAGATGCCAACCCGTTCCTTAACGGATTCTGA
- a CDS encoding DUF2626 family protein — translation MDNMFKLLGFWTGIFAVMFFIGDMMTASVIFVASTLFFLLLGFLNLTERMYMYMFGAYLMIFMVGFSYYATFIHVQGAH, via the coding sequence ATGGATAACATGTTCAAGCTACTAGGCTTCTGGACAGGCATTTTCGCTGTTATGTTTTTTATCGGCGATATGATGACAGCTTCGGTTATTTTCGTAGCGAGTACACTTTTCTTCCTATTGCTCGGATTCTTGAATCTTACAGAGCGTATGTATATGTACATGTTTGGCGCATACCTGATGATTTTCATGGTAGGGTTCAGCTACTATGCGACGTTTATACACGTACAAGGCGCCCACTAA
- the comGA gene encoding competence type IV pilus ATPase ComGA, which produces MSDISNGHVIDRKCFQLLEKAIAYEATDIHLTPIREGYQVYFKKFAKLDQTGIIPQQLAGRMISFYKFLSSLDISDRRKPQSGSFHKQIQGENFSFRVSTIPSIHMKESVVIRLQKHDRIVPIDRLCLEQKWAGQLTDAVSQQQGLFLMTGPTGCGKTTTIYSLTAHCANHLNRHVITLEDPVENNHSHLLQVQVNEQSGMTYSTGLKAILRHSPDVIMIGEIRDAETAKIAVEAALTGHLVLTTVHSKDPIGCFYRMLDFGITAEELRQTIICISAQRLIQTADGKQSAIFEIVSGSELDAMADAIMRGDRVHLPSDLKLDSLAKKYSMSESVLHE; this is translated from the coding sequence GTGTCCGATATCAGTAATGGACATGTGATTGACCGAAAGTGTTTCCAGTTGCTCGAAAAGGCGATCGCCTATGAGGCGACTGATATCCACCTCACGCCTATCCGGGAAGGATACCAAGTCTACTTTAAAAAGTTTGCGAAACTGGATCAGACAGGTATTATCCCGCAGCAATTGGCGGGGCGGATGATTTCGTTTTATAAGTTCCTTTCCTCACTTGATATAAGCGATAGACGCAAACCCCAAAGCGGCTCATTCCATAAACAGATCCAAGGTGAAAATTTTTCTTTCCGAGTTTCGACCATCCCCTCTATCCACATGAAAGAAAGTGTCGTCATCCGTTTGCAGAAACACGACCGAATCGTCCCCATCGACAGGCTTTGTCTCGAGCAGAAGTGGGCTGGACAATTGACCGATGCTGTTTCCCAACAGCAGGGGTTGTTTCTAATGACTGGGCCGACCGGCTGCGGAAAGACGACGACGATCTACTCATTGACAGCCCATTGTGCAAACCATCTCAACCGACACGTCATCACGTTGGAAGACCCTGTTGAAAACAACCATTCCCATCTACTTCAAGTTCAAGTGAATGAACAATCCGGCATGACCTATTCGACCGGCTTAAAAGCCATCCTTCGCCACTCGCCCGATGTCATCATGATCGGGGAAATCCGGGACGCCGAAACAGCGAAAATTGCTGTCGAAGCCGCATTGACCGGACATCTTGTATTAACGACAGTCCATTCCAAAGATCCCATCGGCTGTTTTTACCGCATGCTGGACTTTGGAATTACGGCAGAAGAACTTCGGCAGACGATTATTTGCATCTCGGCACAGCGGCTGATCCAGACGGCCGATGGAAAGCAAAGCGCCATTTTTGAAATTGTGAGCGGCTCCGAACTGGATGCCATGGCAGACGCAATCATGCGGGGAGACCGTGTCCATTTGCCTTCTGATCTGAAACTGGATTCTCTTGCGAAGAAATATAGCATGTCGGAGAGCGTTCTCCATGAATAA
- the comGB gene encoding competence type IV pilus assembly protein ComGB, whose amino-acid sequence MNKYLERLWRRKEEDLQDKPSFLKRLSILLEEGYTFHDSVRLLLPHHIQNYTVVLQRVEEDLSAGLGVTHILRRLGFTAASLLPVAIAEIDGQLGRALLEMANRLKSTEEKQKRLKGLLLYPSVLFLFIAALLLAFRYLFLPNMEALAIARQSDGSSIVSLLPVIVSRIPDAILLFALVLLVTIVSTAFFYRRLPVDRKIRWMIAIPIGGAFFINLKTRDFSSEMGSLLQSGLSLQNALGVLIEQELDVVLAEIARRVREQVIYGEPFHSAIELSDGLAKQLGSFAKHGADSGHLAKELLIYSDHLNDVMERKLSRALSLLQPVLFSGIAICILAAYLAILLPVYGMLDHL is encoded by the coding sequence ATGAATAAATATTTGGAAAGGCTCTGGCGCAGGAAAGAGGAAGATCTGCAGGACAAGCCTTCCTTTCTGAAAAGGTTGTCGATCCTACTGGAAGAAGGCTATACATTCCATGATTCGGTACGGCTATTGTTGCCGCATCATATCCAAAACTATACCGTCGTTCTGCAGCGGGTTGAGGAAGATTTGTCTGCAGGCCTAGGCGTCACGCATATCCTGCGGCGGCTTGGCTTCACAGCTGCGAGTCTGCTCCCGGTCGCCATCGCTGAAATCGATGGACAGCTGGGGCGGGCCTTATTGGAAATGGCCAATCGATTGAAAAGCACGGAAGAGAAGCAAAAGAGGTTGAAAGGGTTGCTGCTTTATCCTTCCGTGCTGTTCTTATTTATTGCAGCATTGTTGCTAGCGTTCCGGTATCTTTTCCTGCCGAATATGGAAGCACTTGCAATCGCGAGACAAAGCGACGGGAGTTCGATTGTATCGTTATTGCCTGTCATCGTTTCGAGGATTCCTGATGCGATTTTGTTATTCGCCCTAGTTCTCTTAGTTACGATTGTTAGTACGGCCTTTTTTTATAGACGGCTTCCGGTGGACCGAAAAATTCGTTGGATGATTGCCATCCCCATTGGAGGTGCCTTTTTCATTAACTTGAAAACGAGGGACTTTTCCAGTGAGATGGGGAGTCTATTGCAATCCGGCCTTTCCTTGCAAAACGCGCTTGGGGTTTTGATTGAACAAGAATTGGATGTCGTGCTCGCCGAAATCGCAAGGAGGGTGAGAGAACAGGTCATTTATGGTGAACCGTTCCATTCCGCGATTGAACTGTCGGATGGACTGGCCAAACAGTTGGGGAGCTTTGCCAAGCACGGGGCGGACAGCGGCCATTTGGCGAAGGAGTTACTCATCTACAGTGATCATCTGAACGATGTGATGGAACGTAAGCTATCCCGTGCCCTGTCGTTGCTGCAACCCGTCCTGTTCAGCGGAATTGCCATTTGCATCTTAGCAGCCTATCTCGCGATATTATTACCGGTCTATGGCATGTTGGATCATTTATAG
- the comGC gene encoding competence type IV pilus major pilin ComGC translates to MKFNRNERGFTLIEMMIVLLIISVLILVAIPNVTKHSKSIDDKGCQAYVKMVQGQVEAYKMENKQIPSSVAELSDADYLPEGASCPDGRELVIDGDGKVEVTGNAGEASGT, encoded by the coding sequence TTGAAATTTAACCGAAATGAGCGAGGGTTCACCTTGATAGAAATGATGATCGTCTTGTTAATTATTTCCGTATTGATTTTAGTTGCCATTCCGAACGTGACGAAGCATTCGAAGTCGATCGATGATAAGGGGTGCCAGGCGTATGTGAAGATGGTGCAAGGGCAGGTGGAGGCATATAAGATGGAAAATAAACAGATTCCAAGTTCAGTGGCGGAATTATCAGATGCTGACTATCTTCCGGAAGGAGCAAGTTGTCCGGATGGCAGGGAATTGGTCATAGACGGTGACGGAAAAGTGGAAGTGACAGGCAATGCTGGAGAAGCGTCAGGGACGTAA
- a CDS encoding prepilin-type N-terminal cleavage/methylation domain-containing protein: protein MLEKRQGRNEYGFTFLEMLLVLSVMTILTIIILPIGDKWINEKTEREAMQAFIAAIYDMQAYSIAHNAYTRMAIRNGGREYITFVSSEEIARGSFPEGMHYASSTGFRIEFQGDGNIVNSGTATLVGKSGHFEIRFQFLRGRVVVYE from the coding sequence ATGCTGGAGAAGCGTCAGGGACGTAATGAGTACGGATTTACCTTTCTTGAAATGCTGCTGGTCCTCTCCGTCATGACCATTTTGACAATAATCATCTTGCCGATTGGCGACAAGTGGATCAATGAGAAGACCGAGAGAGAAGCGATGCAGGCTTTCATAGCAGCCATCTATGACATGCAGGCCTATTCGATTGCACACAATGCGTACACAAGAATGGCGATCCGGAATGGAGGAAGGGAGTATATTACATTTGTTTCTTCAGAGGAAATCGCAAGAGGCTCTTTTCCAGAAGGGATGCATTACGCAAGCAGTACCGGGTTTAGGATCGAGTTCCAAGGAGACGGGAATATCGTGAATTCTGGCACTGCCACATTGGTCGGAAAAAGCGGCCATTTTGAGATCCGGTTCCAATTTTTACGGGGGAGAGTGGTCGTATATGAATGA
- the comGF gene encoding competence type IV pilus minor pilin ComGF, which translates to MNEQGYTFLESIFHLLITIAFLQLFLLFFVWKAPIERQFSDHSATEWELFAIDLQRLLTNVSTLEIPDVNRISFRIDRHTYHVSQSGNVIRWQKAGEGHVPILTNVRSVNFTFDGSMVTAYVTMLDGRIRERGFAVGLYPE; encoded by the coding sequence GTGAATGAGCAAGGGTACACCTTCCTGGAAAGCATCTTTCACTTGCTGATTACAATTGCATTCCTACAGCTTTTCTTACTGTTTTTTGTTTGGAAAGCTCCCATTGAACGGCAGTTTTCCGATCATTCGGCGACAGAATGGGAACTGTTCGCGATTGATCTTCAGCGATTGCTGACAAATGTTAGTACCCTTGAAATCCCGGATGTAAACAGGATCAGCTTCCGGATCGACCGACATACGTATCATGTCAGCCAATCGGGAAATGTCATCCGATGGCAAAAAGCCGGGGAAGGGCATGTGCCCATCCTGACCAACGTCCGTTCCGTGAATTTTACATTTGACGGGTCAATGGTGACAGCCTACGTGACAATGCTGGATGGACGCATCAGAGAAAGGGGGTTTGCTGTTGGGCTTTATCCGGAATGA
- a CDS encoding shikimate kinase, with translation MKKVYLIGYMGCGKSAIGRRLSYVVKMPFYDMDQEIVKKMGMSIAEIFETYGEERFREMETEFLQTFRDESCIIATGGGVPVRKVNRDIMRSTGLVFFLNAPFQNIWQRIAKPKKRPIVQRSTRAGLESLYEERKPAYLAAAHFKVETKNRTLREITDYISFQIYRLKWDAKPKETAGKK, from the coding sequence ATGAAGAAAGTATATTTAATCGGCTACATGGGATGTGGTAAAAGTGCAATCGGTCGACGGTTAAGCTATGTCGTCAAGATGCCGTTTTATGATATGGACCAGGAAATCGTAAAAAAAATGGGGATGTCCATCGCCGAAATTTTTGAGACATATGGAGAGGAGCGGTTCCGTGAGATGGAAACCGAATTTCTTCAAACATTTCGGGATGAAAGTTGCATTATTGCGACAGGAGGAGGCGTGCCGGTTCGAAAAGTGAACCGGGATATCATGCGAAGCACAGGACTGGTCTTTTTCTTGAATGCCCCATTCCAAAACATATGGCAACGCATAGCCAAACCGAAAAAGCGGCCGATTGTGCAGCGGTCGACCCGCGCCGGTCTGGAAAGCCTGTATGAAGAACGGAAGCCAGCTTATTTGGCTGCGGCCCATTTCAAAGTGGAAACAAAGAATCGGACATTGCGAGAAATTACGGATTATATCTCCTTTCAGATTTACCGATTAAAATGGGATGCCAAACCGAAGGAAACCGCTGGGAAAAAATGA
- the gcvT gene encoding glycine cleavage system aminomethyltransferase GcvT, with the protein MAEGLKRTALFDSYAEYGGKTIDFGGWELPVQFSGIKAEHEAVRTKAGLFDVSHMGEVIVSGDGALSYLQKLVTNDVSKLKTGQAQYTMMCYDDGGTIDDLLIYKRGENDYFLVVNASNIEKDVDWLKQHATDDVTVDDQSASFALLALQGPAAQTVLQKLTDEPLEEIKFFRFKDNVDVGGHSVMISRTGYTGEDGFEIYGSPDAIVALWPAILEAGANEGIVPAGLGARDTLRFEAGLPLYGQELSKDISPLEAGLGFVVKTNKEADFIGKSALVQQKEHGVSRKLVGIEMIDKGIPRTGYKVFLDDEEIGEVTTGTQSPTLKKNIGFALLKSEHTAEGTEVFVEIRNKRLRAVIIATPFYKR; encoded by the coding sequence GTGGCAGAAGGATTAAAACGGACTGCTCTTTTTGACAGTTATGCAGAGTATGGCGGCAAGACAATTGATTTTGGCGGCTGGGAGCTGCCTGTCCAATTTTCGGGCATCAAAGCGGAACATGAGGCTGTTCGGACGAAAGCCGGGCTTTTCGATGTTTCCCATATGGGGGAAGTCATCGTAAGCGGGGACGGGGCTCTGTCCTATTTACAGAAACTTGTGACGAATGATGTATCCAAGTTGAAAACAGGCCAAGCGCAATACACTATGATGTGTTATGACGACGGTGGTACGATTGATGATCTTCTCATTTACAAGCGTGGCGAAAATGATTACTTCCTCGTCGTGAATGCTTCTAACATCGAAAAAGATGTGGATTGGCTGAAACAGCATGCGACCGATGATGTGACGGTCGATGACCAGTCCGCTTCCTTTGCCTTATTGGCGCTGCAAGGGCCCGCTGCTCAAACGGTGCTTCAAAAGTTGACGGATGAACCATTGGAAGAGATCAAATTCTTCCGGTTCAAAGACAATGTTGACGTGGGTGGGCATTCGGTCATGATATCGCGGACCGGGTATACGGGGGAGGATGGATTTGAAATTTATGGTTCCCCTGATGCGATCGTAGCCCTGTGGCCGGCGATTTTGGAAGCCGGAGCGAATGAAGGTATCGTTCCAGCTGGTTTAGGAGCACGGGACACTTTACGTTTTGAAGCCGGCTTGCCATTATACGGGCAGGAGTTGTCAAAAGACATCTCCCCGTTGGAAGCGGGGCTCGGCTTTGTCGTCAAAACGAATAAGGAGGCAGACTTCATTGGGAAATCTGCACTCGTCCAACAAAAAGAACATGGTGTATCGCGGAAACTGGTCGGAATAGAAATGATCGATAAAGGGATTCCGCGCACGGGGTATAAAGTGTTTTTGGACGATGAAGAAATCGGTGAAGTAACAACGGGCACTCAATCGCCGACATTGAAAAAGAATATCGGCTTCGCTTTATTGAAAAGCGAACATACTGCCGAAGGGACCGAAGTGTTTGTCGAAATTCGGAATAAGCGCCTCAGAGCAGTTATTATTGCAACACCATTCTATAAACGATAA
- the gcvPA gene encoding aminomethyl-transferring glycine dehydrogenase subunit GcvPA, with the protein MKHRYLPMTETDREEMLKAIGISSVDELFEDIPEKVRFKGEYNIKPAKSESALTKELAALASQNANSSTHVSFLGAGVYDHYKPIIVDHVISRSEFYTAYTPYQPEISQGELQAIFEFQTMICELTGMDLANSSMYDGGTSLAEAGTLAAGHTKRKKLLVSETVHPEARDVVTTYAQGQSIDVVLVPQKDGVTDIDRLATLVDEETAAVLVQYPNFFGQIEDLQKIGDLTHEKGGLFVVSANPLALGVLTPPGKLGADITVGDAQPFGISEQFGGPHCGYFAVTKKLMRKVPGRLVGETTDDEGRRGYVLTLQAREQHIRRDKATSNICSNQALNALAASVAMTALGKVGVQQIAYQNIAKTRYAKKAFEKAGFAVKFGNAHFNEIVVDCKKAVKEVNARLLDKGMIGGYDLGLTYPEFANHALIAVTEQRTKEEIDALVQEMEALHA; encoded by the coding sequence ATGAAGCATCGTTATCTTCCAATGACGGAAACGGATCGCGAAGAAATGTTGAAAGCGATCGGCATCTCATCAGTAGATGAACTTTTTGAGGATATTCCTGAGAAAGTTCGATTTAAAGGAGAATATAACATCAAACCGGCCAAGTCCGAATCGGCATTGACCAAGGAGCTTGCGGCACTGGCCTCCCAAAACGCAAATTCAAGCACGCATGTCTCCTTCCTTGGAGCGGGCGTCTATGATCATTACAAACCAATCATCGTCGACCACGTCATTTCCCGTTCGGAATTTTATACGGCATACACTCCGTATCAACCGGAAATTTCCCAAGGGGAATTGCAAGCGATTTTTGAATTCCAAACGATGATCTGTGAACTGACAGGCATGGATCTTGCCAACTCCTCCATGTACGATGGCGGGACTTCGTTGGCGGAAGCAGGTACGCTGGCGGCTGGTCACACGAAACGCAAAAAATTACTCGTTTCCGAAACGGTTCATCCGGAAGCCCGCGATGTCGTCACGACCTATGCACAAGGCCAATCCATCGACGTTGTTCTTGTTCCACAAAAAGATGGCGTCACGGATATCGACCGACTGGCGACTTTGGTGGATGAAGAAACGGCAGCGGTGCTTGTCCAATATCCAAACTTCTTCGGTCAAATCGAAGACCTTCAAAAAATAGGCGACCTGACACATGAAAAAGGCGGTCTCTTCGTCGTATCGGCCAACCCGCTTGCGCTCGGCGTCCTCACGCCGCCAGGGAAACTCGGAGCCGATATTACGGTCGGAGATGCCCAGCCATTCGGGATATCCGAACAATTCGGCGGTCCGCATTGCGGATATTTTGCGGTAACTAAAAAATTGATGCGGAAAGTCCCGGGTCGGCTTGTCGGTGAAACGACGGATGACGAAGGGCGCCGCGGGTATGTATTGACTTTACAAGCCCGTGAACAGCATATCCGCCGTGATAAAGCGACATCCAATATCTGTTCCAACCAAGCGTTAAATGCTTTGGCAGCTTCGGTTGCGATGACTGCACTTGGCAAAGTGGGTGTACAACAGATCGCTTATCAAAATATCGCCAAGACCCGGTATGCCAAGAAAGCATTTGAAAAAGCTGGTTTTGCAGTTAAATTTGGAAATGCCCATTTCAACGAGATTGTCGTCGATTGTAAAAAGGCTGTGAAGGAAGTAAACGCTCGTCTATTGGATAAAGGGATGATCGGCGGTTACGATCTCGGCTTAACGTATCCTGAATTCGCCAATCATGCGTTGATCGCTGTCACGGAACAGCGGACAAAAGAAGAAATCGATGCACTTGTGCAGGAAATGGAGGCCCTTCATGCATAA
- the gcvPB gene encoding aminomethyl-transferring glycine dehydrogenase subunit GcvPB: MHKENQPLIFELTKEGRIGYSLPDLDVPEVNLTDLMPTDFIREEAAELPEVSELDIMRHYTALSNRNHGVDTGFYPLGSCTMKYNPKINEAVARYAGFANIHPLQDESTVQGALEVMYDLQEHLSEITGMDEVTLQPAAGAHGEWTALMMIRAFHEANGDFHRTKVIVPDSAHGTNPASATVAGFETVTVKSNEFGLVDIEDLKTKVGDDTAALMLTNPNTLGLFEEEILEMASIVHGVGGKLYYDGANLNAVMAKVRPGDMGFDAVHLNLHKTFTGPHGGGGPGSGPVGVSKELAPFLPKPVLVKEGDTISFNYDVPQSIGRVKPFYGNFGIYLRAYTYIRSMGPDGLKAVTEYAVLNANYMMRRLEPYFELPYKQHCKHEFVLSGSRQKKLGVRTLDMAKRLLDFGYHPPTIYFPLNVEEGMMIEPTETESKETLDAFIDALIQIANEVEENPEIVQEAPHTTVVGRLDETKAARQPVLRYSEKS, translated from the coding sequence ATGCATAAAGAGAATCAGCCACTAATTTTTGAACTAACGAAAGAAGGCCGCATTGGCTACAGCCTTCCTGATTTGGACGTACCGGAAGTGAACTTGACGGATCTGATGCCGACTGATTTTATCCGGGAAGAGGCAGCGGAGCTTCCGGAAGTGTCCGAACTGGATATCATGCGTCATTACACAGCCCTTTCCAACCGGAACCACGGGGTCGACACAGGGTTTTATCCACTCGGTTCCTGTACGATGAAATACAATCCGAAAATCAATGAAGCAGTGGCACGGTATGCTGGCTTTGCCAACATCCATCCATTGCAGGATGAATCGACCGTGCAAGGTGCTTTAGAAGTAATGTACGATTTACAAGAACACCTTTCCGAAATTACAGGAATGGATGAAGTGACCCTGCAACCGGCAGCCGGCGCACATGGCGAATGGACGGCTCTTATGATGATCCGCGCCTTCCATGAAGCGAACGGTGATTTCCACCGAACCAAAGTAATCGTGCCGGATTCCGCACACGGAACGAACCCGGCATCCGCAACAGTTGCGGGCTTTGAAACCGTAACGGTGAAATCAAATGAATTTGGTCTGGTCGATATCGAAGATCTGAAAACGAAAGTCGGCGACGATACAGCGGCATTGATGCTGACGAATCCAAATACGCTCGGTTTGTTCGAAGAGGAAATCCTTGAGATGGCTTCCATCGTCCACGGGGTCGGGGGCAAGTTGTATTATGACGGGGCCAACCTGAACGCCGTCATGGCCAAAGTCCGCCCTGGCGATATGGGCTTTGATGCGGTTCATTTGAATCTGCATAAAACGTTCACGGGCCCTCACGGCGGCGGCGGTCCAGGTTCAGGTCCTGTCGGAGTGAGTAAAGAATTGGCTCCATTTTTACCGAAACCGGTCCTTGTCAAAGAAGGCGATACCATTTCATTTAACTATGATGTACCACAATCCATCGGCCGTGTGAAGCCGTTTTATGGAAACTTTGGCATCTACCTTCGTGCCTATACGTACATTCGCTCCATGGGGCCGGATGGATTGAAAGCCGTCACGGAATACGCCGTTTTGAATGCCAACTATATGATGCGCCGGTTGGAGCCGTATTTTGAACTGCCGTATAAACAGCATTGCAAGCATGAGTTTGTTCTCTCGGGAAGCCGTCAGAAAAAATTAGGCGTCCGAACACTGGATATGGCGAAACGACTGCTTGATTTCGGTTATCATCCACCGACCATCTACTTCCCGCTGAATGTGGAGGAAGGCATGATGATCGAGCCAACTGAAACCGAGTCGAAAGAAACGCTGGACGCGTTCATCGATGCGCTGATCCAAATTGCAAACGAAGTGGAAGAGAATCCTGAAATCGTCCAAGAAGCTCCTCATACCACGGTCGTTGGCCGTCTGGATGAAACGAAAGCAGCACGGCAGCCTGTGTTGCGGTATAGTGAAAAATCATAA